In the Elizabethkingia bruuniana genome, ATTAATACTTTAGTCTTCATAATGTTTGGTTTTGAGTAAATATTCTCAATCATTCACAGACGTGAATTATATTCCTTAATCTCTCAATCTAACCGGCACTGTTATAATCTTCGTCGGCTACAGGCTCTTCCCAATTAACCAGCCCTTTTTCTGCATTGATACCAATAGCAGTATGAATCATAACACCGTCGGGAGAAGCACCATGCCAATGTCTGATACCAGGCATAATATTCACATAACCTCCGGCTGAAATTTTCTGTACAGGCTGGCCTTCTTCCTGATAGAAACACACTCCTTCACGGATCAGTAAAATCTGATTGCTGCCATGTTTATGCCAGTTATTTCTGGTACCCGGCTCAAATAGCACTTCACCAACATAAGCATCTGTTGTATCATCAGGAAAAACGTATGTTTTTAACCATGCCCTTCCGGTAAAGTATTCCTGCTGTGCCGGAACAAAGCCCATGTCTTTTATTTCCTGTTCTGTATACTTTTTCATTTTACAAATTTTCTTTAAAGAAAGGTATCGCTCTTTCCAACGCCTGCCTTACTGGTTCAGGCTGA is a window encoding:
- a CDS encoding cupin domain-containing protein — its product is MKKYTEQEIKDMGFVPAQQEYFTGRAWLKTYVFPDDTTDAYVGEVLFEPGTRNNWHKHGSNQILLIREGVCFYQEEGQPVQKISAGGYVNIMPGIRHWHGASPDGVMIHTAIGINAEKGLVNWEEPVADEDYNSAG